The Denitrificimonas caeni genome has a segment encoding these proteins:
- a CDS encoding T6SS effector BTH_I2691 family protein — translation MSAIKSCSFCQRVGLPVFVVRPSVALKTDSFPELKTEWNQGLEVPEYLSPIARSLTDGFVYVYSEKYETLDIYSVTERGDFYRVFLDSAGNPPTIKSQPCASCNDGMESWQAKTVSIHINPTASNGVYWFGWSETLWSKEIQDNHIKNTGGCRIKNMVSFSVDQWAAQRGGVERKQGEALPFHDIADYVADYAFDIKDKSAEDEVLKRYQAFDHRAEIKGEQISKTTQISALSKAVAGNTQCAGAYVCIKDPVSIIKDIMVTRHWLVTDGYYPYQTDKGFTGPFDYKTGPAFRKENEKALELFERKVQLSGMYHLATQMLDQAFYNAEIEKKYEQYQKSYSDFRSGYLLRAGIFANETLLSYEDYSKRHMHADKDRELFENKTKEKLIEQERYYQKHEWESFDYKYKKDRDEFYAQIIMPLEELAQILMNSEELMLYYQYSYSQNNLEDGLEFLDSIIALIEHLNSAVNVANETSKFIEDKPEFDFKSFNGCLQRATLLNQENEISSFNKLIANEEYINVGKVLADFINVALSLHAQRIESSINNLIALTQSKFVDLATNSARQKIPYLFPILSAYSQQQVYTISLELDGKDAMKAFTQQLKRIRHDSSSWALYQQLLNTVDEENYAERVANTKELSMTRYKKLIDNVSLKGKHTVQFLASLHEETVSALKRDGAEVIAASTTQGAAIHLKPNQLQTVFESRVELLGDLPKDGVLTQTGRGAGAAKNFELTNHVSSNLAINGFMTALQLGAFVILTRNFFKEDSTSTRARAQLMSSAALLVASFAQAADTVLVARNPDGAWAKGIKTGLKDNSKLARAVPRTALKKIAQYSQIGGVVLGILDFEKGVKYGLQGDSLMASGYIGAGIAGSTLSALAFLGFIPIAGQVFIIGMVITASVLVLLSFQEDTLEPFQEWFVRSYWGDQSKITMLKDKLDKYPTHFQEKGAYQQTFGIEDKEQQHEK, via the coding sequence GTGTCAGCTATCAAGTCGTGTAGTTTTTGTCAGCGTGTTGGTCTTCCTGTTTTTGTTGTGCGCCCTTCGGTTGCATTAAAAACAGACTCCTTTCCAGAGCTTAAAACTGAGTGGAATCAAGGGTTGGAGGTTCCAGAGTATTTATCGCCTATTGCCAGAAGCCTAACTGACGGTTTTGTTTACGTGTATTCGGAAAAGTATGAAACGCTAGATATTTACAGCGTTACTGAAAGAGGCGATTTTTATCGGGTGTTTCTGGACAGTGCGGGCAATCCTCCAACAATAAAAAGCCAACCTTGTGCCAGTTGTAATGATGGCATGGAGTCTTGGCAAGCCAAAACCGTCAGCATTCATATCAATCCTACTGCTAGCAATGGCGTGTATTGGTTTGGTTGGTCAGAAACGCTATGGAGTAAGGAAATTCAGGATAACCATATAAAAAATACTGGCGGCTGCAGAATAAAAAACATGGTGTCTTTTTCTGTTGATCAATGGGCAGCACAACGGGGTGGCGTTGAGCGTAAACAAGGAGAGGCTCTGCCATTTCACGATATCGCGGATTATGTCGCAGATTATGCGTTTGACATTAAAGATAAAAGTGCTGAAGACGAAGTTTTAAAACGCTACCAAGCTTTTGATCATAGAGCAGAAATAAAAGGCGAGCAGATCAGCAAGACAACGCAAATATCTGCATTATCCAAAGCCGTTGCAGGTAATACACAATGCGCTGGAGCCTATGTATGCATTAAAGACCCAGTGAGCATTATTAAAGACATTATGGTCACAAGGCACTGGTTGGTGACTGACGGCTACTACCCTTACCAGACAGATAAAGGCTTTACTGGGCCTTTTGATTATAAAACGGGACCGGCATTTAGAAAGGAAAATGAAAAAGCTTTAGAGTTATTTGAGCGAAAGGTGCAGCTAAGTGGCATGTATCACTTAGCAACGCAGATGCTGGATCAGGCTTTTTATAATGCTGAGATAGAAAAGAAGTATGAGCAATATCAGAAAAGCTATTCAGATTTTCGAAGTGGTTATCTCCTAAGGGCAGGAATTTTCGCTAACGAAACATTACTTTCTTATGAGGATTACAGTAAGAGACATATGCATGCTGACAAAGATCGTGAACTATTTGAAAATAAAACTAAAGAAAAATTGATAGAGCAAGAGCGGTACTATCAGAAGCACGAATGGGAAAGTTTTGATTATAAATATAAAAAAGATCGAGATGAGTTTTATGCACAGATAATTATGCCGCTAGAAGAGCTGGCTCAAATCTTGATGAATTCAGAAGAATTAATGCTGTATTACCAGTATTCGTATTCACAAAATAACCTAGAGGATGGACTTGAGTTTTTAGACTCAATCATTGCATTGATTGAGCATTTAAACTCTGCAGTTAACGTTGCTAATGAAACATCTAAATTTATAGAGGATAAACCAGAGTTTGATTTTAAGAGTTTTAACGGGTGTTTACAGCGTGCCACGCTATTGAATCAAGAGAATGAAATCTCAAGTTTTAATAAACTGATTGCCAATGAAGAATATATCAATGTTGGAAAAGTATTGGCAGATTTTATTAATGTGGCATTGTCATTACATGCTCAGCGAATTGAAAGTAGTATTAATAACCTGATTGCGTTAACTCAGAGTAAATTTGTTGATTTAGCTACAAACAGCGCTCGACAAAAAATACCGTATTTATTTCCAATTTTGAGTGCCTACAGCCAACAACAAGTTTATACCATCAGTTTAGAGCTTGATGGTAAAGATGCGATGAAAGCTTTTACACAACAACTAAAACGCATCAGACACGATTCCAGCAGTTGGGCTTTATATCAACAACTTTTAAATACCGTAGATGAGGAAAACTATGCGGAGCGTGTTGCTAACACTAAAGAGCTGAGCATGACTCGTTATAAAAAACTGATCGACAATGTTTCCCTAAAAGGGAAGCACACAGTCCAGTTTTTGGCCTCTCTACATGAGGAGACAGTGAGTGCCCTTAAGCGGGATGGGGCCGAGGTGATTGCTGCAAGCACTACACAAGGAGCTGCAATTCACTTAAAACCTAATCAACTGCAGACGGTATTTGAAAGCCGAGTGGAGCTTCTTGGTGATTTGCCTAAGGACGGCGTTCTGACTCAAACAGGCCGTGGTGCCGGTGCTGCTAAGAACTTTGAGTTAACCAATCATGTGAGTAGCAATTTGGCCATTAATGGCTTTATGACAGCTTTGCAGCTTGGGGCCTTTGTCATCCTGACCCGTAACTTTTTTAAAGAAGACAGCACAAGCACACGAGCGCGTGCGCAGCTTATGAGTTCTGCCGCTCTGTTAGTCGCTTCATTTGCACAAGCTGCCGATACGGTCTTGGTTGCTAGAAACCCTGACGGTGCGTGGGCTAAAGGTATCAAAACAGGCCTGAAAGACAACAGCAAGCTTGCTAGAGCAGTACCAAGGACGGCTTTGAAAAAGATTGCTCAATACAGTCAGATAGGTGGGGTTGTGCTGGGCATTTTGGATTTTGAGAAAGGGGTTAAATATGGGCTGCAAGGGGATAGTTTGATGGCCTCTGGTTATATTGGTGCAGGTATTGCTGGTAGTACACTATCAGCCTTAGCCTTTCTGGGGTTTATACCCATTGCTGGTCAGGTATTTATTATAGGAATGGTAATTACTGCGAGCGTCTTAGTGCTGTTGTCATTTCAAGAAGACACGCTTGAGCCTTTTCAGGAATGGTTTGTGCGCAGTTATTGGGGAGATCAATCTAAAATCACCATGCTAAAAGATAAGCTGGATAAATATCCGACACACTTCCAAGAGAAGGGCGCTTATCAGCAGACTTTCGGTATTGAAGACAAGGAACAACAGCATGAAAAATAA
- a CDS encoding DUF4123 domain-containing protein — MKNIFQMEYKAPSEHGYAIVDRLLIPDLDEQVEKIELISPVLEPQAHLYPWLVSMHDLPYRYWEEMIKASEGLAGEPPLIKFFFNSSQPLDQLKRNLVNALYVKDTDGAGYIVRYYDPSVFFQYCWFLGSAGIKKLLSMDDAFEVTFYHVGQWLTLPARQHEKYGSAHSKVSVADFVLFSKSIKSINNMTARTQSIPEKLQQSAHVYQALALAIKEFGLQQASDLESFATLYLEHNKDFYKEEAFQRILKQSVGNPGYFHLESTYLLKHGGF; from the coding sequence ATGAAAAATATATTTCAAATGGAATACAAAGCACCAAGTGAGCATGGATATGCCATTGTAGACCGATTATTGATTCCGGATCTCGATGAACAAGTTGAAAAAATCGAGCTGATTTCTCCTGTATTAGAACCGCAAGCACACCTGTATCCATGGCTTGTGTCTATGCATGATTTGCCATACCGGTATTGGGAGGAAATGATTAAGGCAAGCGAAGGGCTAGCAGGCGAGCCGCCTCTAATAAAATTTTTCTTTAACAGCTCGCAACCACTGGATCAACTTAAAAGAAACTTAGTAAATGCCTTGTATGTAAAGGATACGGATGGTGCTGGATACATTGTCCGCTACTATGATCCATCTGTTTTTTTTCAATATTGTTGGTTTTTGGGTAGTGCTGGAATAAAAAAATTATTGTCCATGGACGATGCTTTTGAGGTCACTTTTTACCATGTAGGTCAATGGCTTACGTTGCCTGCTCGTCAACATGAAAAGTATGGCTCAGCGCATAGTAAAGTGAGTGTGGCAGATTTTGTATTGTTTTCAAAAAGTATTAAGTCAATCAACAATATGACGGCCAGAACACAAAGTATTCCCGAGAAACTTCAGCAGTCAGCACATGTTTATCAAGCGCTGGCGTTAGCTATTAAAGAGTTTGGCTTGCAGCAAGCAAGCGATCTTGAATCGTTTGCCACACTGTACCTAGAGCACAATAAAGATTTTTATAAAGAAGAAGCGTTTCAACGGATACTTAAACAATCAGTGGGCAACCCTGGGTATTTTCATCTAGAAAGCACGTATTTACTTAAACATGGAGGTTTTTAA
- a CDS encoding type VI secretion system Vgr family protein: MSLLDSVKTQLSGSLNRYQLQVQGCAEHLDVEHFIGRETLSDCYRYQVTFTSSAQDLQPQQLLRRSATFSFVGTHMPLAQLAQVKSAEKVVHGIVTDFKRLAGSADQAEYQLTIEPFFALLRHQKRSYRFFLNQSIPQVVEQILREHNFKGWEFEFNLKQTYPKREQINQVNESDRAFIERLLAEVGIFYSFALQPDTQTEIIRFGDQQSCYEFDKSLSLNSPSGQSDSGTASIWGLSLRHQVVENSVQVKDYNYRQAQDLLLTGRTDMTRGDGEEQNYGDVYHYQARHLTQGDKLNPEAETANFWARLDHERFLARQTRLRATSNDPSLSPGQVLTINDSRVPSSLPSVFQAPILITQLRFKASRSEALSIAVSAAPYSETLCWRPTLKPRPIISGTLTARITSAKANDIYAHQNKDGLYWVKFDADLDDKPQGYESMPVRLAKPYGGDTYGLHMPLIQGTEVAIAFHEGDPDRPYIAHALHDSRHPDHITERNNTRNVLRTPSNNKLRMEDKRGEEHIKLSTEYGGKTQLNLGHLVNAERNKRGEGFELRTDDWGAIRAGKGLLLSTQEQELAGGQQLDMQEITHQLRQALNAAESMSHSMSSAGMEELDVEAQEMFLENMVDGLQGAAIVAGAPGGLALSTPSHIQQSASQNIVTTSGKNTEITALKRIALAAKHSVSVFAHELGMKLVAVAGKVQIQAQTDALEMLSKKAMNITSTDDEIIISAKKKITLQCGGSFITLDPAMIESGTAGDFQVNSANFNYQQPKTKAAPLPGFTACEVISTEAAQQGDALVRLG; the protein is encoded by the coding sequence ATGAGCCTTCTTGATAGCGTCAAAACTCAATTAAGTGGCTCGCTAAATCGTTACCAATTGCAGGTGCAAGGCTGTGCTGAACACTTGGATGTTGAGCACTTTATTGGCCGTGAAACCCTAAGTGATTGTTACCGCTATCAAGTGACATTCACCTCCAGCGCGCAGGATTTACAACCGCAGCAGCTACTGCGGCGCAGCGCGACCTTTAGTTTTGTCGGTACGCACATGCCTTTGGCGCAGCTTGCGCAGGTGAAATCGGCAGAAAAAGTAGTGCACGGCATCGTCACTGACTTTAAACGCTTAGCAGGCTCGGCTGATCAAGCTGAATACCAACTGACGATCGAGCCGTTTTTTGCATTGCTGCGGCATCAAAAACGCTCCTATCGCTTTTTTTTAAATCAGTCGATCCCGCAAGTGGTCGAGCAGATTTTGCGCGAACATAATTTTAAAGGGTGGGAGTTTGAGTTCAACCTCAAGCAGACATACCCCAAACGCGAACAAATCAATCAGGTCAATGAAAGTGATCGCGCCTTTATTGAGCGCTTATTGGCTGAGGTCGGGATTTTTTATAGCTTTGCACTCCAGCCTGATACACAAACTGAAATTATTCGCTTTGGTGATCAGCAGAGCTGCTATGAATTTGACAAAAGCCTGTCGCTCAATAGCCCATCAGGGCAAAGCGATAGCGGTACCGCCTCGATTTGGGGTTTGTCGCTGCGTCATCAAGTGGTTGAAAACAGCGTACAGGTTAAAGACTACAACTACCGTCAAGCACAAGACCTGTTGTTAACTGGCCGCACCGACATGACCCGTGGTGATGGCGAAGAACAAAACTATGGCGATGTGTACCATTATCAGGCACGGCACTTAACTCAGGGCGATAAGCTCAACCCTGAGGCAGAAACGGCCAACTTCTGGGCGCGCTTAGACCATGAGCGTTTTTTAGCACGGCAAACGCGTTTGCGTGCCACCAGTAATGATCCAAGCTTAAGCCCAGGCCAAGTGTTGACCATTAACGACAGCCGAGTGCCCAGCAGTTTACCATCGGTATTTCAAGCGCCCATTTTAATTACCCAGCTGCGTTTTAAAGCCAGCCGCTCAGAAGCCTTAAGCATCGCAGTGAGCGCTGCGCCTTACAGCGAAACCCTGTGCTGGCGACCCACACTTAAACCACGGCCCATTATCAGCGGTACTTTAACTGCACGCATCACCAGCGCTAAAGCCAATGATATTTACGCCCATCAAAATAAAGATGGCCTGTATTGGGTTAAGTTTGATGCGGATTTAGATGACAAACCGCAAGGCTATGAAAGCATGCCGGTGCGTCTGGCCAAACCCTACGGCGGCGACACCTATGGTTTGCACATGCCGCTGATTCAAGGCACTGAGGTGGCGATTGCGTTTCATGAAGGCGACCCTGATCGCCCGTATATTGCCCACGCTTTGCATGATTCACGCCACCCTGACCATATCACCGAACGCAACAACACCCGCAACGTACTGCGCACACCATCCAACAACAAACTGCGCATGGAAGATAAGCGCGGCGAAGAGCATATCAAGCTCAGCACCGAATACGGCGGCAAAACCCAGCTCAACCTCGGCCACTTAGTCAATGCCGAACGCAATAAGCGTGGCGAAGGTTTTGAACTGCGCACCGATGATTGGGGGGCGATTAGGGCGGGTAAGGGGTTGTTATTAAGCACTCAAGAGCAAGAGCTCGCAGGTGGCCAGCAACTGGATATGCAGGAAATTACCCACCAGTTGCGACAAGCACTCAATGCTGCAGAGTCCATGTCGCACTCAATGAGTAGTGCGGGAATGGAAGAGCTTGATGTTGAAGCCCAAGAGATGTTTTTAGAAAACATGGTTGATGGTTTGCAGGGGGCGGCAATTGTTGCAGGAGCACCAGGTGGACTCGCCTTATCTACTCCGAGCCATATCCAGCAAAGTGCGTCACAAAATATAGTTACCACATCAGGTAAAAACACCGAAATTACGGCCTTGAAACGTATTGCACTGGCAGCAAAACACTCTGTATCAGTGTTTGCACATGAGCTTGGCATGAAACTGGTAGCTGTCGCTGGAAAAGTGCAGATTCAGGCACAAACTGATGCGCTTGAAATGCTCTCCAAAAAAGCTATGAATATCACGAGTACGGATGATGAAATTATCATTTCTGCTAAGAAGAAAATTACCCTGCAATGTGGAGGCTCGTTTATCACTTTGGACCCCGCAATGATTGAAAGTGGCACTGCGGGTGATTTCCAAGTAAATAGCGCCAACTTTAACTATCAGCAACCAAAAACTAAAGCAGCTCCCTTGCCCGGCTTTACAGCGTGTGAGGTTATAAGTACAGAGGCTGCGCAGCAGGGTGATGCATTGGTTCGGTTGGGTTAA
- the tssH gene encoding type VI secretion system ATPase TssH, with protein sequence MPQQSIVLLRRLNPYCVKALEAAASLCQTRGHSQITIEHWLLKLMEQGESDITVLARRYEWDMDGVWQALLQNIEQLPRSIRSAQPQLSAPLCKLLQQAWLIASLQEQQSQIRSVHLLSALMSHPELLNCEGAWPLLSLSNAQLERLRPLLDQQSEERPELQQAESLSTDVDLAANQLQNHAVATSGSSAQALNDALQAVLDKFTQDLTAKARAGDIDPVFGRDDEVRQMIDILSRRRKNNPILVGEPGVGKTALVEGLALRIAHGDVPDSLKNISLRTLDLGLLQAGAGVKGEFEQRLKNIIEAVQQSPQPVLLFIDEAHTIIGAGNQAGGADAANLLKPALARGELRTIAATTWSEYKQYFERDAALERRFQMVKVDEPDDETACLMLRGLKLRYAQFHGVHVSDAAVKAAVTLSRRYITGRQLPDKAVDLLDTACARVRISLDTEPALLTQLRSSIQALELEQQALLDEVALGQTTDTQRLSEISAQTASLAARLQGVEQQFAQEQTLIKQLLECRQQPHELAQSQQLQQQLAEVQADEPLIGLDVDVRTVANVIADWTGVPLSSLLKDEQGSLLTLEEQLGQRVIGQEPALHQLAQRLRAAKTGLTAEDGPLGVFLLVGTSGVGKTETALALADNLFGGEKSLITINLSEYQEAHTVSQLKGSPPGYVGYGQGGVLTEAVRKRPYSVVLLDEVEKAHRDVLNIFYQVFDRGVMRDGEGREIDFRNTVIVMTSNLGSDHLSHYLQEQPDATEAQLHELIRPILREHFQPALLARFQSVIYRPLAADALRNIVEIKLNKVAKRLQRHYGLTCRIDESLYGSLVEACLLPDSGARNIDSLLNQQILPVLSQQLLLRQAQALPAASHLHLGYNVEEGISLEFVEKMDADQPIELMESEGALS encoded by the coding sequence CATCACCGTACTTGCCCGCCGTTATGAATGGGACATGGATGGGGTTTGGCAGGCTCTGCTGCAAAACATTGAGCAATTACCACGCTCAATTCGTAGCGCTCAACCGCAGCTATCAGCGCCTTTGTGCAAGTTACTCCAGCAGGCTTGGTTGATTGCTTCCTTACAAGAGCAGCAAAGCCAAATACGTAGCGTGCATTTATTGTCAGCGCTGATGAGCCATCCTGAGTTGTTAAATTGTGAAGGTGCTTGGCCATTATTGAGCTTGAGTAATGCTCAGTTAGAACGTCTACGCCCATTGCTTGATCAGCAGTCAGAAGAGCGTCCAGAGTTACAGCAAGCAGAGTCTTTAAGCACAGACGTCGATTTAGCCGCCAATCAATTACAAAACCATGCCGTAGCCACGTCTGGTTCATCTGCACAAGCGCTCAACGATGCCCTGCAAGCCGTGCTCGATAAATTTACTCAAGACCTCACAGCCAAGGCACGTGCGGGTGACATCGATCCAGTTTTTGGGCGTGATGATGAAGTACGTCAGATGATTGATATTTTATCGCGACGCCGTAAGAACAATCCGATTCTGGTCGGCGAGCCGGGGGTCGGCAAAACCGCCTTAGTGGAAGGGCTGGCTTTACGTATCGCTCATGGTGATGTGCCTGACAGTTTAAAGAACATCAGTTTACGAACATTGGATTTAGGTTTATTACAAGCCGGAGCGGGCGTTAAAGGTGAATTTGAACAGCGTCTGAAAAACATAATTGAAGCCGTGCAGCAATCACCGCAGCCGGTTTTACTCTTTATTGATGAAGCGCACACCATTATTGGTGCGGGCAATCAAGCAGGTGGCGCCGATGCCGCTAACTTATTAAAGCCTGCTTTAGCGCGGGGTGAGTTACGCACCATTGCAGCCACCACATGGTCGGAATACAAACAGTATTTTGAGCGTGATGCAGCGTTAGAGCGGCGCTTTCAGATGGTCAAAGTCGATGAGCCCGATGACGAAACGGCTTGCCTCATGTTACGAGGTTTAAAGCTGCGTTACGCGCAGTTTCATGGTGTGCATGTCAGTGATGCCGCCGTGAAAGCGGCTGTCACTTTATCACGGCGCTATATAACCGGCCGTCAGTTACCTGATAAAGCGGTGGATCTACTGGATACCGCCTGTGCGCGGGTACGCATCAGCCTCGACACAGAGCCTGCGTTATTGACCCAGCTGCGCTCAAGCATTCAAGCATTGGAGCTAGAACAACAAGCGTTGCTGGATGAAGTGGCGCTTGGGCAGACCACAGATACACAACGCCTCTCTGAAATCAGCGCACAAACTGCATCGCTCGCCGCGCGCTTGCAAGGTGTAGAGCAACAATTTGCTCAAGAGCAAACGCTTATCAAACAACTATTAGAGTGCCGACAACAGCCGCATGAGCTTGCGCAAAGCCAGCAACTGCAGCAGCAACTTGCAGAGGTGCAAGCAGATGAGCCGCTGATTGGTTTAGATGTGGATGTACGCACCGTCGCCAACGTCATTGCCGACTGGACAGGCGTGCCTTTATCAAGTCTGTTAAAGGATGAACAAGGCAGTTTGCTCACACTTGAAGAGCAGCTAGGCCAGCGCGTGATTGGGCAGGAACCTGCATTACACCAACTTGCTCAGCGTTTACGCGCGGCCAAAACAGGCTTAACAGCCGAAGATGGCCCCTTAGGCGTGTTTCTTTTAGTGGGCACCAGCGGTGTAGGTAAAACGGAAACCGCTTTAGCACTGGCCGATAATTTATTTGGCGGTGAAAAATCACTCATCACCATCAACCTGTCTGAATATCAAGAAGCCCATACCGTCAGCCAGCTCAAAGGCTCACCGCCGGGCTATGTAGGTTACGGCCAAGGTGGCGTGCTAACCGAAGCCGTGCGTAAGCGGCCGTACAGTGTTGTGCTGCTGGATGAAGTTGAAAAAGCCCACCGTGATGTACTCAATATCTTTTATCAAGTCTTTGATCGCGGCGTCATGCGTGATGGAGAAGGGCGCGAAATTGATTTTCGTAACACTGTTATCGTAATGACGTCTAACTTGGGTAGCGACCACTTATCGCACTACTTACAAGAACAGCCCGACGCCACAGAAGCACAGTTACATGAGCTGATTCGACCCATCTTGCGCGAGCATTTTCAGCCCGCATTATTAGCGCGCTTTCAAAGTGTCATTTACCGCCCACTGGCAGCGGACGCTTTGCGCAATATTGTTGAAATTAAGCTCAATAAAGTAGCCAAGCGCTTACAGCGCCACTATGGCTTAACCTGCCGCATTGACGAGTCACTCTATGGCAGCCTTGTTGAAGCCTGCCTGCTACCGGATAGCGGCGCACGCAATATCGACAGCCTGCTTAATCAACAAATCTTACCGGTACTTAGCCAACAGCTTTTGTTACGCCAAGCTCAAGCCTTGCCTGCTGCCAGCCATTTGCACTTGGGCTACAACGTAGAAGAAGGTATCAGCTTAGAGTTTGTCGAAAAAATGGATGCTGATCAGCCCATCGAGCTAATGGAGTCAGAAGGAGCACTGTCATGA